The Candidatus Binatus sp. genomic interval GCCAACGGCGGGCGGCCTTAATATTGGGTGCAGGGCTCAGCCCTGCCCGTTTGACAATACTTTCGCGATTACGGAAAGTCGGACTCCGGCAACGATTGGATAACCGCATGCGCCTTCTGCACACGATGCTCCGGGTGAACAACCTCGACGAGTCGCTCAACTTCTACTGCGACAAGCTCGGGATGAAACTCCTGCGCAAGCACGACTTCCCCGGCGGCGAGTTCACCCTCGCCTTCGTCGGCTACGGCAACGAGCAGGAAACCGCGGTCCTCGAGTTGACCTGGAATTGGGGAACCTCGAAGTACGAAATCGGCACCGCCTACGGGCACATCGCGCTCGGCGTGGACGACATCTACCAAACCTGCGCCGACTTGAAGCTTAAGGGCGTCAACGTCGTGCGCGAGCCCGGCCCGATGAAGCACGGCACGACTCCCATCGCCTTCATCGAGGATCCCAACGGCTACAAGATCGAACTGATACAGCTAAAGTAGGCGCCGATCCCCCTCACAGCCCGAAAAATTCCTTGATCGCCCCGATCGATTCCGCCTCCGTCAACGACGGCGCATGCCCTACTCCCGGCACCTCGACGGCTTTCGTCCGCTTGTGCACGGTGCACATCCGGCTCGCCGTCGCACGCTCCAGGACATCGCTGTCGGCTCCGCGCACGATCAGAATCGGGCACGCGATTCGCGCGTACGGCACCCACAAATCGAGGCGATTCTGCGCGGTCCCGCCGCCAAGCGGCCGCCGCACGCTGGCATCCATCTTCCAGACGAGATCGCCTTGCGCCCCCGGCTTGACCGACCATTTCACTTGCTCGGCGACCACACTGTCCGCCAGCTTCGCCATCGGCGGATAATTCTGCTTGTAGTACTTCACCACTTCGCCGAGATCTTTGAAGCGCTCCGGCGCCTCGCCGACGTAGCTGGCTATTCGCGCCACTCCCGCGGGATCGATTTCGGGACCGATGTCGTTCAGTACCAGCCGCTCGACTCGCTCCGGCCATCCTCCCCCATACATCATCGAGATTATCCCGCCCATCGAGGTGCCAATCAGGCTGGCGCGCGCGCAGCCTAACTGCTCGAGCATCCGCGCCAGGTCGGTCACGTAATTTTGCGGGACGTATTCGGTCGGCGGACCCCACTGGCTGTCGCCGCGGCCGCGCACGTCAACCGAAATCACGTGATAGCTGGGCGTCAGATGAAGCGCGAGCGCGTCGAAGTTGTGCGCGTTGCCGGTCAGCCCATGCACGCATACGACCCACGGCGCGCCGTCGTTGCCGTAGTCGATATAATGAAGCCGAAGACCGTTGGCGCTGACGAATTTGTCCGATGCCATCTTTTATT includes:
- the gloA gene encoding lactoylglutathione lyase; translated protein: MRLLHTMLRVNNLDESLNFYCDKLGMKLLRKHDFPGGEFTLAFVGYGNEQETAVLELTWNWGTSKYEIGTAYGHIALGVDDIYQTCADLKLKGVNVVREPGPMKHGTTPIAFIEDPNGYKIELIQLK
- a CDS encoding alpha/beta hydrolase, whose translation is MASDKFVSANGLRLHYIDYGNDGAPWVVCVHGLTGNAHNFDALALHLTPSYHVISVDVRGRGDSQWGPPTEYVPQNYVTDLARMLEQLGCARASLIGTSMGGIISMMYGGGWPERVERLVLNDIGPEIDPAGVARIASYVGEAPERFKDLGEVVKYYKQNYPPMAKLADSVVAEQVKWSVKPGAQGDLVWKMDASVRRPLGGGTAQNRLDLWVPYARIACPILIVRGADSDVLERATASRMCTVHKRTKAVEVPGVGHAPSLTEAESIGAIKEFFGL